CTTCATCTTTGGCATAACTTAATTCAAGATGGAACCATCCTTTCTCCTGAATCGATACATTTGAATCTAAGTACTTCAAGGTCTTAATAAAATATTTTGTAAATGCTTTATCTGACAAAACTTCTGCCGACAAAAATGTAGTAAGGCTAAGTATCCCTATGAATATAATTTTTTTCATCATTCCCCCTCTTTTATATACATGTTATAATACCATTTACGATTAAAATCTCGGAAAACTTATGTCCTATTCTCAAAAAATTCTTTTTGTAATCCTTGTATTATTATCTCTATTGGGCATCTATTATGGACATTTCAACTTTGCAATATTTGATGCTATTATCGTTATTTTATGGTATTTCAAGCAACGGCATCCAGAAAGTAAAATCTTACAAATATTATTAAAAAATACTACTCCTGTTCCAAGGAAAGGGATACTGCATAGTCAATATATTGCTGAACTGGTTTTACTGCATACAACAAATATTTTTATACTTTGGACTACAGTCGTTATATTATTTTATTTCAATCCAAATATTTTTAAAAATCTATCTAATGTATCTTCACAGCTAATAGCCATAATTATGACTATACTCTTTATACTTCTGCTCTTACAAATCATTTTATTTATTGTAAATCTTATACAGTATATTTATATCAAATCTTTTAACAAGGATTTTATCTACTAAGAGATTTAACTCTAAAAGTTTTTATTTTTAGTTCTACTTTTACTGGTATGATCGGCATAAGATTCACACATGAGGCTGTGCGATTGCAGGCTGGTTTCCTATTTTTGACGTTAAAATGATTATTTTTTACGTATTTTATACCTTTCTTAAAAGGGTCTTAAGATATACTACAAAGAACAAACATTTAGGGGAAGAAATGGGTGTAAAAACATGGATGCTGGTATATTCTAATGCAAATGCAAAAGAGATTTTAAAATCAAAACCTCTACTTAACCGGGAATTCTCGATAGAACTTGCAAAAAAACTTTTTCCGTCTAAGAGATTCACTCCTATTGAAGATGGAAATTTACTAATGACAAACCCGCCAAGAGATAAAGTCTATATCGGATCTTTTCCGGGAATGTCAGTAGTTTCTTCAGATAACGTTGCTATAGACTATCCTTCAAAACTGCCTCAATCTTTTATCGATACCGGTCTTGGAAACACATTATACCTCTTTGCAATGCACAGTGTCGTAGACTGGTTTGCTTATGCGATATGGAAAAATGGAACTCTCATAAGGTCTTTAAGTGTATCCGGTGCCGATGGGAAAGTGTTAGAGAACATTGGTCCCAAACAACCGTTTGAAGAACTTTATTGGTCAGAAGGGCATCCTCTTTTTGATGATCCAAAAGAGGAAAACGACTCTCCTTACAACTTCAATCCTTTGGATCTAGGAAATGCTGCACTCAATGAATATCTAGGCTATCAACTGGAAGGATACAGTGACACCTTACATATTGATCCTGAGAAGATACCTTTAGTTGGATTACAAAAACTTCCGTGGTGGAAAATCTGGTAAGACTCTTACAAGAGTTTTCCATCAACCTTCTTACTTAGATAAATAGATTTACCCATACGCTGACCATTATCTTTAAATATAAATATAATCAACTCACAAATCATTTCTATTAATCCTTTCATATTTTCTATATAATATTTCTAAAGGAGTTATGATGATTATCGCTGTGTCAGGATGTCTGCTGGGTGAGAATATACGTCACAATGGGGGACATAAACGTGATACGTTCATTACTGATGAACTTGGGAAACATGCTGAGTATATTTCATTTTGTCCTGAAGACCTTGCATTTGGTACTCCTAGAGACTCTATCAGGCTGATCACTGCTACTGAAGGCATCATCGTACAAAACAATGTTACCTCTGAAGATGTAACCCCTTTACTTACAAAAACATCAAAAGAAGAACTGAATAGAATTGCAGAACATCCTCTTTGCGGCATCATCCTCAAATCAAAATCACCAAGTTGTGGTCTGGGAAGTACCGTACTTTATAGAACCAATGGTTATTCAGAGACAAAAGGTAATGGTGTATTTGCACAAATGTGTAAAGAAAAGTTTCCGCTCCTGCCTATGGAGGAAGAAGGACGACTGCTTGATCCATGGCTTAGAGAGAACTTTATCATGCAGCTCTTTGCCTACCATGATTTTGAAACCTTCAAAGCATCTATTCCTACAATGAAAGACCTGGTAGCCTATCATCAAAGCTATAAGTTCATGCTGCAGTCTAAAAATGATGATAACTATATGAAGCTGGGTAATATCGTTGGGAATCACAACAATGATTCCTTTCAAGTGGTACTCTCAACGTATGAAACACTTTTCAAAGAGACGATCTCACATAAAAGCTCCATAGGCAAGACACGTAATGTCCTTGAACATATGGCAGGATTTTTGAAAAAAGAGATCAGTGAAGTGGAGAAAAAAACCCTTCATGAACAAATATGTGACTATACGCATAAGATCATCCCTCTAATTACACCACTAAGTACAATAGATATGCTTGCCAAAAATTATAATATCAACTATCTGCTGGGACAAAAATTCCTTCACCCTTATCCTAAAGAACTTGCGCTCAGATCAGATCTAAAAAGCAGTAAATGAGAAATGATATCAGGACATTATTCTTAACACTCTCATCAAATAATAGATACCCAAATTTTTGTTTTTGAGTGCCAAACAGATTTATGATGAAACATTCATGCTATCATAACGTATAGAGAACTATCCAAAACCGATGGCAGTCTACAAAGAGGCTTTAAACGATGTACTGGAGTACTTCAAAAAGAAACTGCCATAAGGAGTGAACCATGCTTGATCTGCAGGATATGCGCACAGACTATATGAAGGGAACGCTTGATGAGAATACCGTTCCTTCAGACCCGTATCTTCTGTTTGAACAGTGGTTCAGCGAGGCAGTCAATGCAGAACTCAAAGACCCCAATACCATGTTGCTTGCAACAGCCGGTCAAAATGGTCAGCCCAATATAAGGGCCGTATTACTGAAGATCTTTGATGAGAATGGTTTTGTCTTCTTTACAAACTACAACAGTGTTAAGGCTGAAGAGATCACTCAAAACCCCAAAGTTGCCGTCGAGTTTTTATGGTTGGAACTTGAACGGCAAGTACGTATCCTCGGGAAATGCGAGAAGATCACTACAAAAGAATCACTCTCATACTTCATGAAACGCTCACGCGACAGTCAGATCGGTGCATGGGTCAGTGATCAAAGCAGTGTAATTACTTCACGCAAAGCATTCCAGATGCAGATAGAGAAGATGAAACAAAAATTTGCAAAAGGCAATGTTCCTCTACCAGATTTCTGGGGAGGCTATAGAGTCATACCCGATCAGATAGAATTCTGGCAGGGAAGACCTAGTCGTCTGCATGACCGTATCCTCTACACCAAAGAGACAGAGGGATGGAAGATCGAGCGTTTAGCTCCATAAGTTTTATAGTAATTTTAGTTAAGATGCGTTATGAAAAAAATAATATTTTTGTTGATACATACACTTTTATTTGCTTCAGCTCCTGATCAGGTTCTAAAAATCTACCAGGCAAAGTATAGTTTATGCCATGGACAAACGAACTATCAGATCACCGAATGTTTATTGAACGGTTCTATCAACTACTACAGGCTTAGAGGTGACAGAAACAGATATAGAAGAGTCAGTAAAACACAGTTCAGAGAACAGGAGCTCAAAGGCAATGTATATCATTATGTAATGACTCTTATGCCGCGTACAAAAAGATATCAAGGTCTTAAAAATTATATTGACTACCTCTATTCTATCCGAGAACAGTATACGCCACCTAGATTTAGAGGCAATAAAGAAGAGGATATCATCAGGATCAAGAGAGTATTGAATCTCCTTCAGGACTCAAGACTAAGGGAAGATACCGAAATCACTGAAAGATTTGAAAGGGCGATACTTGAATTCCAAAGAAGACATGGTCTGGAAGTGGATGGAGTGATCGGACCGAACACAAAAAGGGAACTAAAACAGTCTATCCATAGCATCATTACAAAAGTGAAAAAGAATTTGGAACTAGAAAGGATCGCAAGTCCAAAAGGATCAAAATACATTTTGGTCAATATCCCTGAGTTTAAAATGTATTATTATATCGATCATAAGCCTGTGCTGGATATGAAAGTAATAGTTGGAAAACCCAATATGCGGACTCCGGTGCTCATTCAAACAATGAAATATATCGTTAAAAATCCAAGATGGAATGTTCCTCCCTCTATCTATGCAAAGGAGTATGCGCACAAATCGATGAGTTATCTGAAAAGAAACGGCTTTGCTTTTGATAGTCAGGGAAAACTCTATCAAAAGGAAGGTCCAGACAACGCTTTGGGCTTAGTAAAGTTTTTATTCCCCAACAGATACAATGTTTATATGCATGATACTCCTACAAAACCGTTGTTTCATAAAAGAGTCAGAGCATTTTCGCATGGTTGTATACGATTGGAAAAACCAATGGAGCTTTTGCACAAATTAGGCTATGAGTATGATACAGATGAAAATGAAAAGGTTGCACTATCTGAGCAAATACCCGTATATGTAGAGTATCATACAGTCTGGGTAGATGAAGAAGGAATCGTACAGTTTAGAAATGATATCTATGGATATGAATGGAAGTTATTTAACTAGTTTTAGGCCTATAAAATGTCATAAATCTTCTATCAATCCTCAAAAAAATACTCTATAATAGAAGATAGAGATAAGGATTACCCATGAAGATACTCTTAACAGGTGCAAATGGATATATCGGGCGACGTCTAAAACAGAAACTTCTAAGTCAGGAGGTCTCTTTACGTCTTCTGGTACGCAACCCCAAAAGCCTTGATGTATCAGTACATCAGGAAGCAGAAGTCTTCCAGGGTGACACCTTTGATCTCCAGTCACTGGAGAGAGCCCTAAAAGGGATCGACGTAGCTTACTATCTGATACACTCCCTACAAGCGCCAAACTACCGGGAACTTGACAAACAAAGTGCACAGAACTTCCTCAATGCAGCTATCAAATGCAGTGTCAAACGTATCATCTATCTTGGAGGCTTAGGGGTCAAAGAGCATGCCAGTGAACATCTGCTCAGCAGGATCGAAACCGGTGAGATACTCTCAAGCCGACCTGAGTTGATACAGACGATATGGATACGTGCAGGGGTCATCATCGGTTCTGGTAGTGCCAGTTTTGAGATCATACGTCATCTTACAGAAAAACTGCCTGTCATGGTCACTCCAAAGTGGGTCAATACCCTAGCCCAACCTATCGGTGTAGATGATGTCATCACCTATCTTGACAGTGCCAAAGATCTAAAATCTTCCCAAAACCTTATGGTAGATATCGGCAGTGAGACAATGACATACAAAGAGATGATGCTCTCTTGTGCTAAAGCATTAGGATTGCACCGTATCATTTTACCGCTTCCGATACTCACCATCAAGCTCTCCTCTTACTGGCTAAATCTCTTTACTCCCGTACCGTACAATGTAGCAAAATCACTGATAGAGGGTTTGTCTTCAGAGGTAGTGATCCAAAATGAAAATGCAAAAGAGTATTTTCCACATATTCATCCTTCATCATTTCAAGAATCAGTCCATAAAGCGATCCATGAGATGGAGAACAATCAAGTTTACAGTCGTTGGAGCGATGCTGGAGGAGGCGTAGATCTATGGGAGGAACAGCACACACATGACCCTTCCACTGCGATACTGATGGACCGCCAAAGAATACCGCTAGATGGCATATCAAAAGAACAGCTTTTCCGTACTTTCTGCTCGATAGGCGGTAAGGAGGGGTGGTTTGGGTATGACTGGCTTTGGAAAATACGAGGCGGCATGGATAAACTTATCGGTGGTGCCGGACTTAACCGAGGACGACGGGATACACATAGTCTCAGAATTGGAGAAAGTGTTGATTTTTGGAGAGTTGAAGACCTCATCCCCAATGAACGGTTACTTTTACGTGCACAGATGAAAGTACCCGGCAAAGCTTGGCTTGAATTCAAGCTGCAGGATGATGAGTTCATTCAAACTGCCTATTTCTATCCCCGTGGACTTTGGGGAAGGCTCTACTGGTATCTTTTGACCCCCGTTCATTACACTGTGTTTAGAAATATGATCCGCTCTATCTATCAAAAAGCAAAGCAGACCCCATAAAATGAAAAAAAAGCTGATACTTTACTATGACAGAGAGTGTCCTTTTTGTAACCACTATGCCAGCTTTCTTTCACTACAAGACACCTACGAACTTCATCTCAGCAATGCTAGAGAGTCACTACAGGAGATCCATACAAAATGTCCGCATCTGAATATCAATGATGGAATGATCATTGAGGTTGAGGGCAACTGTCTGCAAGGTACTGAAGCACTCGCATACCTGGATCATCTAATCAGCAGAAAATCTCTTTTTGCCAAACTGCATCGCTTATGGAGTTTACCTCCTTTAATTACGCATACTTTATACAAACTCATCAAGATATTTCGTAAAGCAGTTCTTTTTCTTATCGGCAAGAAAAGTACTATTGAGTAATAAAGCTACGAGGATACTATTATAAACTCAGCGCTTTACACACACAACTTTCCAAAGAAGTGCTGTCTGCTATAATAGGTTTAACGTCGTTAGGAAAATACTTTGCCGTCGTTCTGCCTATACTTATAGCTGTAAAACTGTTATCCCAAGATACCTTTTTAAAAAAACATTCTATGGTAGAAGGTGAAGAAAAGATGATAATAGAATCAGAAGGAAGTTTGATCTTATTTTCATACTCACGACATACTGTTTGATACACTGGTATATAATCACAATCAATATTATGTTCTTTCAAGATGTCTATCATATTAGAAACAATTTTTTGTGCACCGAGATAAGCTACTTTTTTACCTGCCAAATGCTCCAAAAGCTCAAAAGCAAACTCATCGCCATGCTGTTCTTTTCCAACAAAAGCAACTTTGCCTTTTAGGTCTTTTATCTGCTTTGCGGTCTGTTTTGATATGGCATAAGAAGGAATTTTCTTCCACTCAGAAGGAAGAAGAATATCACTATATTTTACACCGTTTTTGGAAGTGAATATCAAAGCATCATATGGGGTTAGATCTATATCTTGCTCTATCACTTGTGTTTGTATTAGCGGTAGATTTTTGGCAAAGTTCACCTGTTTATCACTGAGGACATAGATATTTTTGCGATAACCTTTGAAGTTATAAGAGATATTCTTTAGTCTCTGTTTTAGGGGTGAAAGCAGATGACACTTTGATGCGATAACAATGTTAGACCTTTCATCCGTGAAAAAACCGATCTTATGCTTTGAAAGTTCATAAGTTAGCTTTATCAATTCATTGTAAGTAGTCTCTTTATTGTATCGGCTATCTACAATAAATTTATTTTGATGCTGGTCATACTCATAGTATAGTAGGTTGAGTTTCTTCGACAGCTCTGATAAGTTCTGCAATGAAGTCTTTCTAAGCATCTTTAATATTTCCTGCATAATATTGAGATTACAATAATGTCTAATGAATTATTTCGTAAGATTATAGCTTAGTATAATTAAGAGATTCTATATTTTTTAAATTTAATATTAATAAATTTAAAACTATCAAAATTTTGTAGGGTAGAAGGAAATGTCTCCTTCTACTTTAGAGTCACTTTTAAACTCTATGATTCTGCAATAGCATTAGCAAACTCTTCAATGATTTTCTGCGGCTCACTCTCTAACCGTTGCTGTACCATTTGAGAAAAACCATCAGGATAGATCTCAAAATCTTTACTCTTTATCGCTTCAATAACACACTTTACAATATCTTCCGGTTTTGCTTTCGGCATAGGGAAACCTTCGGTCATTCTAGTTTCGATTGGCCCGGGCAACACTTCATACACCTCACCACCGAAAAGAGTGAACTCTGCTCTTAATGCCTGGGTAAATGAATGCAGCGCACTTTTTGATATTGCATAGTTTGCCATCAACGGAAAGTTTACTAAGGCCAAGATAGAAGTAATATTGACTACCTTGCCTTGTGACTCCTTTAATTTATCAAAAAATACTTCTGTAACATTAACCGTACCTTTTAAATTGACCTCTATATCCAAAAAATTATTGTCATAAAGTCTACTGTTTGTATTGACTCCTGCATTATTGATCAGTAGATCGAGTGTATCTATTTTAGCAACAGCATTACTGATAGAATCTTTATCGGTAATATCCAATTCAATGATTTCAATAACAGAGCTAAGATCCTTAAATGCTTCTACACTTTTTAGATTCCTAGCTGCACAATAAATCTTTTTAGGATTTTGTTCCAATAACCCATGAATGAACGCTTGTCCCAGTCCGCCGTTTGCACCTGTTATCAATATCGTTTTATTTTCCATTTTCATCCTTTTGAATATTTTCATATACTTTATTTAAAAGCTCAAGCAATGTTGTGGTTTCTTCTTCGCTTAAACCGTTGGTCATGTTTGCATTATGGGCACTTGACATAGGGATAACCTCTTCCACTAGTGCTACCGATTTATCAGTGGAGAACAGTTTGATGGCACGCCTGTCATCTGTGTCTGCTTCCCGATTGATATAACCTTTTTGAATAAGCTTGTCGATCATTCTAGTGAGATTGCCCTGATCTTTATAGGTAGAGTAAGCTAACTCCTTCTGACTGATACCATTTTGTTCAACCACACGAAATATTACTGACCATTGTTCAGGCGATATCCCATAATTTTTTATCATTTGGTTAAAGCTGTTTTTTGAAGCAATAGCTGTTCTGTTTAATACAAATCCTAAAGACCGGTCCATATCAAATTTCATGATTGACTCCTTATGTGTAAAATTATACTTGTTTTAACAATAGTTGTCAAGACATATAATTGTTACGGAGTATTAGAAAAAGATGAAAGAACAAATAGAGACTATGAAACGCTATATGCAAGTGCTATAATGTATAGTATAACCCAGGGTTGAAGGAGCAACTATGAAATATCTATGGCTATCGTTACTTTTAATCTTTACAGCA
This is a stretch of genomic DNA from Sulfurovum zhangzhouensis. It encodes these proteins:
- a CDS encoding DUF6928 family protein, which encodes MGVKTWMLVYSNANAKEILKSKPLLNREFSIELAKKLFPSKRFTPIEDGNLLMTNPPRDKVYIGSFPGMSVVSSDNVAIDYPSKLPQSFIDTGLGNTLYLFAMHSVVDWFAYAIWKNGTLIRSLSVSGADGKVLENIGPKQPFEELYWSEGHPLFDDPKEENDSPYNFNPLDLGNAALNEYLGYQLEGYSDTLHIDPEKIPLVGLQKLPWWKIW
- a CDS encoding YbgA family protein translates to MIIAVSGCLLGENIRHNGGHKRDTFITDELGKHAEYISFCPEDLAFGTPRDSIRLITATEGIIVQNNVTSEDVTPLLTKTSKEELNRIAEHPLCGIILKSKSPSCGLGSTVLYRTNGYSETKGNGVFAQMCKEKFPLLPMEEEGRLLDPWLRENFIMQLFAYHDFETFKASIPTMKDLVAYHQSYKFMLQSKNDDNYMKLGNIVGNHNNDSFQVVLSTYETLFKETISHKSSIGKTRNVLEHMAGFLKKEISEVEKKTLHEQICDYTHKIIPLITPLSTIDMLAKNYNINYLLGQKFLHPYPKELALRSDLKSSK
- the pdxH gene encoding pyridoxamine 5'-phosphate oxidase, with amino-acid sequence MLDLQDMRTDYMKGTLDENTVPSDPYLLFEQWFSEAVNAELKDPNTMLLATAGQNGQPNIRAVLLKIFDENGFVFFTNYNSVKAEEITQNPKVAVEFLWLELERQVRILGKCEKITTKESLSYFMKRSRDSQIGAWVSDQSSVITSRKAFQMQIEKMKQKFAKGNVPLPDFWGGYRVIPDQIEFWQGRPSRLHDRILYTKETEGWKIERLAP
- a CDS encoding L,D-transpeptidase family protein gives rise to the protein MKKIIFLLIHTLLFASAPDQVLKIYQAKYSLCHGQTNYQITECLLNGSINYYRLRGDRNRYRRVSKTQFREQELKGNVYHYVMTLMPRTKRYQGLKNYIDYLYSIREQYTPPRFRGNKEEDIIRIKRVLNLLQDSRLREDTEITERFERAILEFQRRHGLEVDGVIGPNTKRELKQSIHSIITKVKKNLELERIASPKGSKYILVNIPEFKMYYYIDHKPVLDMKVIVGKPNMRTPVLIQTMKYIVKNPRWNVPPSIYAKEYAHKSMSYLKRNGFAFDSQGKLYQKEGPDNALGLVKFLFPNRYNVYMHDTPTKPLFHKRVRAFSHGCIRLEKPMELLHKLGYEYDTDENEKVALSEQIPVYVEYHTVWVDEEGIVQFRNDIYGYEWKLFN
- a CDS encoding SDR family oxidoreductase produces the protein MKILLTGANGYIGRRLKQKLLSQEVSLRLLVRNPKSLDVSVHQEAEVFQGDTFDLQSLERALKGIDVAYYLIHSLQAPNYRELDKQSAQNFLNAAIKCSVKRIIYLGGLGVKEHASEHLLSRIETGEILSSRPELIQTIWIRAGVIIGSGSASFEIIRHLTEKLPVMVTPKWVNTLAQPIGVDDVITYLDSAKDLKSSQNLMVDIGSETMTYKEMMLSCAKALGLHRIILPLPILTIKLSSYWLNLFTPVPYNVAKSLIEGLSSEVVIQNENAKEYFPHIHPSSFQESVHKAIHEMENNQVYSRWSDAGGGVDLWEEQHTHDPSTAILMDRQRIPLDGISKEQLFRTFCSIGGKEGWFGYDWLWKIRGGMDKLIGGAGLNRGRRDTHSLRIGESVDFWRVEDLIPNERLLLRAQMKVPGKAWLEFKLQDDEFIQTAYFYPRGLWGRLYWYLLTPVHYTVFRNMIRSIYQKAKQTP
- a CDS encoding DCC1-like thiol-disulfide oxidoreductase family protein, whose translation is MKKKLILYYDRECPFCNHYASFLSLQDTYELHLSNARESLQEIHTKCPHLNINDGMIIEVEGNCLQGTEALAYLDHLISRKSLFAKLHRLWSLPPLITHTLYKLIKIFRKAVLFLIGKKSTIE
- a CDS encoding uroporphyrinogen-III synthase gives rise to the protein MLRKTSLQNLSELSKKLNLLYYEYDQHQNKFIVDSRYNKETTYNELIKLTYELSKHKIGFFTDERSNIVIASKCHLLSPLKQRLKNISYNFKGYRKNIYVLSDKQVNFAKNLPLIQTQVIEQDIDLTPYDALIFTSKNGVKYSDILLPSEWKKIPSYAISKQTAKQIKDLKGKVAFVGKEQHGDEFAFELLEHLAGKKVAYLGAQKIVSNMIDILKEHNIDCDYIPVYQTVCREYENKIKLPSDSIIIFSSPSTIECFFKKVSWDNSFTAISIGRTTAKYFPNDVKPIIADSTSLESCVCKALSL
- a CDS encoding SDR family NAD(P)-dependent oxidoreductase, encoding MENKTILITGANGGLGQAFIHGLLEQNPKKIYCAARNLKSVEAFKDLSSVIEIIELDITDKDSISNAVAKIDTLDLLINNAGVNTNSRLYDNNFLDIEVNLKGTVNVTEVFFDKLKESQGKVVNITSILALVNFPLMANYAISKSALHSFTQALRAEFTLFGGEVYEVLPGPIETRMTEGFPMPKAKPEDIVKCVIEAIKSKDFEIYPDGFSQMVQQRLESEPQKIIEEFANAIAES
- a CDS encoding MarR family winged helix-turn-helix transcriptional regulator, which translates into the protein MKFDMDRSLGFVLNRTAIASKNSFNQMIKNYGISPEQWSVIFRVVEQNGISQKELAYSTYKDQGNLTRMIDKLIQKGYINREADTDDRRAIKLFSTDKSVALVEEVIPMSSAHNANMTNGLSEEETTTLLELLNKVYENIQKDENGK